Genomic window (Juglans microcarpa x Juglans regia isolate MS1-56 chromosome 2S, Jm3101_v1.0, whole genome shotgun sequence):
AGAAGGCTGGACATGACACTctccttttcaattttcaattttgggcATATAACAGGTGTCATCTCCCATTCTTCTTCTACAGATGACTAACCAAAGGACATGACCTTtacattaattattacaatgtgGCACTGTCAGATAACGTACTTTTATCGATTTGTCacactactattttttttttaagattacaTCATGCGGCCTAGTTTCAATCATTTAGCGCAGGGGCATACCGAAGCCTAATGGTAGTTTAGGGTGAACATTGCAACTTTTGGTATATACACATTGAAATGGAGATAGTTCTACAGGTGCAATATGTAATTAGCCCATAAAGTTACCAagaaaatggtttatgaattaaaatccccacattgaagagaaaaattgtTTACCTGTACTGCTGCAACAGCTTCCACAGCACCAGATGCTCCTAATAGGTGACCAGTCATAGATTTTGTAGAATTCACTTTCAACTGTAAAAGGGAGAGGTTATTAATTAAAACAACGGTAATCTTGTCAAGAATTGCAATACCGTAATATTAGAGCCAGGTGACATAAAGGTCAAACTCTATGCGCCCAACTTACCTCAGTATTCTGGCCAAAACAATGAATAAGAGCATGGTATTCTTTCAAGTCTCCAGCTTGTGTGGAGGTAGCATGTGCATTTATGTAATTCACGTCTTCCCTAGACACCCCAGACTGAGCTAATGCCCTTTCTATGCAGAGGATAACACCAACCCCTGTTTTGGAGGGATACAAAGAAACATTAATTACAAATCTTAAAGGAAGAATACGAGGTAGAAAAGTGTTGATGAATTCGAGACTTGGCTATGGTTCCTTGTGTAACCAATCAAGAAGGTATTCTAATTCGATAAGAAAATATCACTGTTAACTTGTGTGAGAGGGAAATGAAAATGCATGCTCAAAGAAGTGCTTGCAGCATTTTTGGATGTGCTAAGCCAAAGATTTCATAAACATTTTGGATTTGAACTTTgcaaatgttttcaaaaagcTAATAACAATTCCAGGAAGAACAAAGGTCAAAACTAATGTTCCAATACTCGGATCTGAAATTTTTGTCATCTATACAGAAAATTAGATGATGATAAACATGAGCACGTGTCATGTATGAAAATCAGCATAAGGGTTGGATGTGAAAACTCCTAACGAAGGCAACAACTGAAAGGTCAGCTGTGAATCTCTGTACGGAGAATGCCTCAAGTTCCAATATCACAGctaatgagaaaaataatatatgacaGTATGTATATAGAAATGTTTACAGAAGATACtttaccatcatcatcatctaagTACACTTAATCCAGTTTGATCCAACATCTTGGCACCTTGGCTGTTTCAACCAACTTAGCTGACAACTAATACATTCTTAACTCTCTTAGCGATCTATGACAACCCCCAGAGCAGGAAGTTTATTTCACTTTTGGACGGCCACTATCTTTGACAGTTCCTTCTAGCTTCCAAGTCAAGTTGTTTACAACCATGTTAGTTTTGCCTACATATTTCTCACCAAGAGCACTTTCTTAGTATAGATGTGGTCCGGATAGTTCAATTGCGTGGGTCTTGGCAATTACGAGATTAATTTTCAGGTTTTATCACCCTTTCTATGAATATCCACCTTGGGATCAACACGGGTACAAACTGCAATGcaattttccatatattttaactcaaatctaCAGGATAGTTGAGAGTGAATGACGCTATAATAAAGCAGCAGCAGCTTAAGAGTGAATTATTATGGCACGAAGGAACTCAAGGAGAGTAGGTGAAGTATATGCCATGATGCATACTCACTAacgaaaaaatatgaaagaaatgttgaatttttaagtACCAAAGAGAAGACACAATACCATCAGGTCGTGGCTCAGTCATGTGATAAGCATCACAAGTGAAGCTTCCACCCAGGAATTCTGCATAGATATTTGCACCTCTTCCCTGCAAATCAGCTGATAAAATCATTTACCCAGATGAAACATCTTATCACAGGTAAATACAAGGAAATGATTGAGCTTTATTATTCCTTAGCAAGCGAGAACGTGTATAACTAAAAATTTCACTCCATGAAAAGTCAGAGGCAGTAGCAGTTAATGATagcatgaaaaaattcatgattCACTTTTGTAAGATGAAAACTAATGGATATACATATGAATAATTGATCTGATATAACTGGTAGAAATTTGAGGAATAGAAGAAATGCAACTGAAAGGGGTCAAACCACATAATGGccaataatttaaaagaaaacaatgtcCTTAGAAGAGCTCACTACTAAAAGGGAACTGCCTACATACATTTCGGCCTTTTGGAGTCAGGGTGAGAATACCTTAGCATGCTCTAATTCTTCTAAGAGCAAAACCCCGGATCCTTCTCCCATAACAAATCCATCACGATTCTGTTCAATAACAAAAGTAACATATCATGGTAGGATTTCATGGTAAGTAATACAAGGGAAAAATACCCAGGAAATAAAAAAGACCAGGATTGAGGTCTTGAGTTCAGCAAACAACAATGACATAAATGGACAAAGAATAGAGCGTGATATGCTTGTTTGAGGAAATTGCTAGAAATTTATTCGGTAATGATAATAAGGGAGAGTTATGcatcttttcttattttcattttctctatgtgccaaacaatattttatataaaagacaAGGAAGCAAAAGGATTGTTGATAACATACAATATCCCAAGGGCGTGAAGCTTTTGCAGGATCACCATTCCTCTGGGAAAGTGCTCTGCATGCTACAAAACCTCCCAAGCCTGCACCAAGtggaaaatatattatgtacacTCCATGGGGTATCACAAGTTGGCACATTCTAAGGAAGTGCTGATGTGGGAAAGTAGAAAAGGGATACCAATAGGTATAATTGCCGCATCTGAGCCACCACAAAGCATCACATCCTGCAGTACAATTTCAGATAGCAACAAATGTTTGGATTCATTTTAGTATtagcttttcttttcaatgttaGAGCTCATAAAAATCATTCTACAAAAAATTGCAATTTTCTATAACAATTGAGATTCGCACACTTCCGTGGAAGAGTGAGTCCTGAATGCAAGAAACTTACAGCTTCACCTCTACTGATATGGTTTGCTGCATTCAATATACAAAAGTTGCTTGTGGCACAAGCCGTAGAGATAGAATAGTTTGGGCCCATCCATCCCTGCAATTTGTTGAGTAGATGAGCTGTTAAAAGGTCAATCCCAAAAATGCATCTTTCATCAGGTTTTATCACTAATTTGAAAGAATATTAAGTTAACCAGATCCATTGCAAGCATGGCAGAACCCATATTTGTAGTCGCAAAAGGTACGCAGAAAGGGTTCATCTTCCTGTATGAAACCCTTAAAGCTTCAATTGCATCGTTAAAAACCTGTGCAAAATACAAGATGTTACTATCACTTAAAGTTTTCAGAATGCACGTCTTAATCAAATTGTACGAGTCAGTTGTATATTCTTATTAGCTTAACATGTTCAACCTTGTTTATTCTAATGAGATATAGCATATCAAATTGCTGAGGATTTGATGTTACCTTCATGCCACCCATACCCGAGCCAATCAAAACTCCACATTTTCTTTTGTCTAAATCATTCATTACATCATCTGTAATTCCACCATCTGCCAATGCTTTTTTGCCCGCAGTAAGCATGTAAAGCATGAATTTGTCCATCCTCTTGGAAAGTTTTGGTGCAACCCATCCATCAGTAGAAAAAGACTTGATCTCTCCAGCAATTCTCTGGAGAAAAGAATACCATGAACAAGCAGAAGAGCAAGCAACAAAAGAAGAGAGACTTGAAATATGGTTTACCGTTGGAAATTGGGAACAATCAAAAGCCTCAATTTCACTTATGCCGCTGACACCCTCAAGCAAATTATTGTAGAAAACATCTGGATCATGACCGAGTGGGGTCACCACACCCATCCCTGTCACAACTACTCGCCTTTGCTTTGTGAGAGGTCTCTTTTTTATAGCGACTTCTCTAGCAGGTTCCACAGCTACAGCCATGGCTTCCCCtaatgataaatattgataAATTCAGTCGAGGTGGCATGTTTATATAGTTAGCACATCAAAACAACTTTATTTTCCTACTTTATCACATAAGACTGACCCATCAAAACAATGAAATTCGAACACCCAGCTAAGAGAAGACTAAAACTATGTATACCATGAATACAGAATTGAGTTCGTAGCCAAAGAGTAAATATCGACATTGGGCTTTGAAACGACTCGACTGCTGCGAGCCAGCAAAATTAATCTCGCTGAACCAAGAAAGTAGGAAGGAAACAACAAGAAAGCATTTTTCAGTTCTCTTCAATTAGGATTGGGGCCCAGGTTACCCATTTACAACCTCCACTGATTGCAAAATGGAATGAGAACTCAATGCCAGAAAAAAGGGAAAGCGGATCGAGAGTATCAAACTCCAAAGATCTTTTTCCGAAGCTCCCCCCACATGGTCAGTGAAGGTGTTCCCACCCAAGTAAATGCACATCCCGCATGATAggcaattgaaaaagaaaacaatgcaATGATGAATACAGCAGAGCATCAAACAAAGAATCACCATCAATGGCAATTTGAGTTTCAACAGAACATCAGTTCAAGCCATCTCAATGATACTCATCACTGTCACAATTCTCAAACGAGCAAGGtccaaaattatcaaatacTGTAATAATAAGGACTAGGGCACCAGACTCAAGTACCCAAGCCAGTCACTAGAGAGGAAGAGAGCAGCATTATGCTATGAAAAGGGAAATAAAGAGCCACAATGCTTTTGTGCTTTGCAAATCTAGAACTTCCATTCCATGCATATGTGTTCAGACAAGAAACCGCCTGATTTTACTTTTCTTCAGATTACCAGACAAAGAAGCTGAGGGATATACAATCGCAACATGCAAATAGCCACCTTGTGCAACTAGAAACCACTCAAGTTTTGctgattcttttttaataagataaaattttattaatacgaaAGAGGCCATAACCCCAGCATATAGGAAGTATACAGGAAATCCACCTAACTAGCAGAAGGAACGAGTGCTAGGAACTCATGGAAgatagaaaaaagaagagggtGCACAATTGTGGACCACAATCCAATAGGAATAAACAACCCAAGTTGTGGTGATTTACcagaaatatctcaaaatatatccAGTCAACTGTTAAAAAGAGCAAATGAATGAATCTCGTTTGGTGCAATCAGTTCTCACCAGAGAAAgaggggggagggagggagaggtcCCCTCTTAGTAATATTGAAGAACTCACTTTCCAATAAGCCAGAATGCTCCATAAACTTAACTGGAGTGGACTGCCggtccaagaaaataattgattttagaCGGAATTATTAAAATTCCTCCCCTTGTGTATTCTTTTCATGGCTCTCTATGCAACCAGAGGAAGCATGAATAAAACCAAATACCCGCACTACGTAAGGAAAACAAATAGCACTAAATTAATCTTTAAGCCTCAAGAATATGGAAAAATCTGGATATTCAAAGCAAACCCAGTACAAATTATACACGAGCATGTACGAAATGtaacaaatcttaaaaaaaaaaaaaaaaatcctagatTTCCAATGAATACATACATAGAAAGTAATCCCACAATAAAAGAGTCACCAGTCACCTATGACAGCGCAAACTTAGCATAGTACCACAGGAAGAAGATTACCGAAACGGGGTGCTCGATTCAAACGCCTCTGTCTACGATTCAGAGGAACGTTATTGGATCCGAACAGAGAGGAAAAACCCGTAGAAGAAAGGCCCTTGGAGCTATAGTACTCGTGGCATGGCTCAAAAGCGAGGCAGGAGCTCATGAGGCCTTGAATGCTCGATCCACACAGGGAGGAAATCAGGCCCCTCTGGAATTCAGAGCTGCATTTGGACAAGACCCTCGTCCTGCTGCGAGCCCATTTGCTCTGTCTCTTGCTGGAACTGAACATGGAAGGGCACGTTGAGTGGTCTGCGCCGCATGTGACCGACATGCAAGCAGCGACCAGCCACGTGCAGAGCGGAGATGTCATAGACGAAGCGGCCAtgcgagaagaagaagaagaagaaaacgaaGAAGACCCAGAAACTAAAATCGAAAACCCAGACGGAAAGTCACGAACTTGGATTCGATTATGTTAATCTAGGCTAAGAAGAGGATGAAGATGTTCATGGATggtgaagatgaaaatgagagagGCACAGAGATGGAAGTGTTAGCGCTGGTGAACAGAACgtgagaaggaaaagaaaagttgCATTCGTATTTTTGAGTGTTCGGATTGGGAAAGCTTGGAGACGCCAAGTTTTGGGCAATCCGAGTCGTCCTCAGAAGAGAATGCcaagtactctctctctctctctctctctatctctctgtaCTACCGTCGTATTATGAGGGAGGagtcctcttcttttttctttttcgtttttttttttttttttttgaaaaataaggcTAACAAATTTAGAAAAGATCTACTACGAgagttttcaaactttttcaaacctTTTATGTTAACCAATaggtttttttataaatattttcaaaaggcCATTGTAAATTCTTATTAATTCCAATCTTATCATTGAATAATATTTCATGGttctaaactatttttttattaataaaattatttaaaatatgtcatattaattaatgtgattaaaaatataaaatcattaaaagtatcgttacttttttttatttttatcccaaTTTGGGTGCATTCCAATTGAGATAAATAAAACAGAAGTgcctacatacatacatgcaggCAACTCATGCCAACAAACTTGTAAAATAATGTGATTTGATACAATAATTTAGATGTACTttgtagtaaaaaaaatattttataatttgacttactatattcatttataagtttatctttataaaatagtcatgtataccaaatgaaatatttctctaaataaaagtattttgaGTGTGAAATACAGTTTCGGCCATGAGTTTTGCTACAATCATCATACacaccacatttatttttatttttatttttatttttatttttatttttatttttatttttatttttatttttattttatttaaaaaaatttattttatttttcttaaattaatttagttcttctactcatcatctatacaccacacatttgttCAGGCATTAGCTACAGCTACTGGCTAGTCTTTGTGTCTTGCCGAGAGCAACCAATTAAGGGGTTGGTGGGACTTGGGAGAGCTGTAACTTTTTGTGTTGTAAGGTGGTATACCAAAGAGGAATGctatgcatcagtcactatttactctCACACCCCAacacctataactttttcatagggtgtggggaTGTTTTTATAAGGTATGGAAGTGTTTTGCACAGAGTATGGAGTGTGAAgtgatgaatagtaattaatgaaaagaatttttctatacCAAATACCAATCATGAGATCAAATTTTTCATCCCTATATAATTTGAGAATAAAGctaataaattcattaaaattgATTGTTTTTCGAGGTCATAGAAAGAATTATACCCTCTAAATTCACCTGAAATAgatagtatttatttaatattatttatagcaattgcttattttttaactaaaatttattttatagtatcAATGAATATATCCAAACagaaatgtaaattttctttttctatttgatTATCAGTTGAGTGTATATtcttttgatctatatataaaagaaaagggaatttagaaaatattgaataaattgGAGAATTGGTCAATGAGTATACTTTCATCACCAAAGAGTATATGCTTAGATATTATTCAGCAGATTGAGAATTACTAGGGAAACCCGGCCTACTGCCATATATAGAAGATTTTGGTAATTTGGTGAAGAATCCAAACCCTTGTTGATTCTTTATGCCGTATGGGCGCCATGGCTGTGCGCCACTTCCTTCttatagtttaattttattttattttattttttgagtaacACCATAGAATTGAATTTGAAGCATTGAgaaattacttttatgttttaatttcccctttttatttttcttcccgTGATATGTAAATATTGTGCATCAAAATGAGATGACCTATGAGGCTATGATCTAGATAAAAATTGCATGCAAGTCTATATATTAGTACATCACTTAATGCATATTAGATGTACTACTCGTACCTCCCACGTGTGCAGCCCCCGGCCCGATCCCCTACCCTAGCATGGGGGGGTGGGAAGTTAGGCCCCAATGTTAGGAGCTTCGGGTGGCAAGAGGAAATGGAACTTGAGCTTAACATAAGATAGAAAGAGTTAGGTCTGAACTGAAGTAAGAAGCTTGTTGAACGAGATCGTTTTGGCACAAGGAATAAAGGAAGTGAAATGCAATAGCACCATGAAACCATCTAGAGCGCACCGTTTAATGGAGCTTTTATTAGAACGAGTCGTTTTGATAAGTATTAGTAGGAATATGCGGTATATTTATTTTCCTGTTCATTTCCTGTTATTTGGGAACGCCACGTTAGTGTCTGTCAATAGAGTTTGTTAGTCACAGACAAAGGGAATATAGGGGAGAATGCAAGGAAGAAATGGGGGTCGAAAATCTTGTATGAATTTTGCCTGAACTCTAGAGGCTAGGGTTCCTCGAAAACCCTATCATTTACAATAATATTCAGTCATTTCCTTCTACATTTGATCATCATGTCCTTTCCATATTTCATTGTTGCAATTAGATTCATAACACCTAGGCTTGCACTCCATGAGTGGCATATGTCTGGATGATGGAGGCGGATTGGCCCCAAGGTCGTCTGCCCACTGcccatggagagagagagagagagagagagagagagatttggagCCTAATGGAGTGAAGGTGAGAGGAAGAGAGTCCAAGAAATCGATGATGATGACATAGAGAGGAAACAAAGACTGACCGTTGGAGGcaggttttaaaacaaaattttagataaaacgacgtcattttattataaaaatttatttttttaatatatatatatatgtgttggCTCGGGCAAGCTTGGTCCATCAACATCTCACTACAACAGAAGtgattttttgggatgaaaattttcgtcccagaAAATTATGACAAACTATTTCTTTGGACGAAAAAAAATCGTCCCAAAGTCATTCCACTACCAGTGTCTCAAAAGATATTTTAGGACGaaaattatcaatttcatcccaaaaaaatatattttgggacgaaCTTGAGCAAAACTGTTCGATTGCGTTCAAACGGAATATTTTATTTGGACGATTGAATTTCATCCTAGAATCACGTTCGAATGGTACAAACTTGACACTCGAACGCCAAATATGTTCGAACGCATCCTCTGTGAGTGATCGATCAATACCAGTCCGTTCGACCAAATAGGCATGTGGAAACATTGGAACAAACAATTTGATGGTCAAtcaaatatgtttgaatgtattgAGTAAAACATTCGATCGGACCATGATAGAATTGAACGATTTGTTACGAGatgatgttcgaacgtttatttcatGTTCGATGATTTCATTCAAACGGTTTCAAGTATTATTCAAACATTTAATACCGATTATATTCAAATGTTCTATATCAATGTTCAAATGGTTTTACTTATTTTgttcaaactattttttatctttcgaacggtaactattttattttacccaataataaaaaatcaaatagacatatataatattttaaaaaatacttacaatttgTTCAATATCCATAAAAGTAGTTTAATAAgtgcgaactaaataaataaaatagtagtacTAGTGTtcttcgtacataaatagatccTAAAATTTGTACGTATAATGTAAATCAGTTGTTTGGATGCCTaaactgttgcataagcatATGCATTTGGATTTGCACCTCTCTCCTGAactcttctttttgttgttcttgttaTTTCATGTGCATCTCCATTTCTGCTTCTTTCATCAATTGAGTCTCTAACTCATGTTGCATATAATCAATTCTTCGAACTTGGAATTCGCTTTCTCTAACGCTATAAAGGTGTTAGAGGCATACCCGAACGATGAAGAAGAGCtagaaggctttacacagcaACTCAAACCCCTCAATTTCTTGAATGTTGACCcaaaaatcatgtaaaaatttcaacatcacttgtttgaaaaattttgatctAACGCAGATTCAGCACATAAGGCAActattttatcctacacacaagaaaaataattaatatgtgatagagattataatacttacataattttcatgggcaTTAGGATgtgtccactctccattacgatcagcatgtgatgcagcatataattttgtcagatcataattgatATCTAATTtttgctacaagagacatttGTTGAGATATAACGTCATTAGAATACCTccaaataacaaattatatacaataaaaaataaataaaatagcattACCAATTTTTTAGAGAGGcaatggaaagatcttgagcctacataatgatgaatcttcaacttcgatctattgttttgtttata
Coding sequences:
- the LOC121252489 gene encoding 3-oxoacyl-[acyl-carrier-protein] synthase II, chloroplastic-like, with the protein product MAASSMTSPLCTWLVAACMSVTCGADHSTCPSMFSSSKRQSKWARSRTRVLSKCSSEFQRGLISSLCGSSIQGLMSSCLAFEPCHEYYSSKGLSSTGFSSLFGSNNVPLNRRQRRLNRAPRFGEAMAVAVEPAREVAIKKRPLTKQRRVVVTGMGVVTPLGHDPDVFYNNLLEGVSGISEIEAFDCSQFPTRIAGEIKSFSTDGWVAPKLSKRMDKFMLYMLTAGKKALADGGITDDVMNDLDKRKCGVLIGSGMGGMKVFNDAIEALRVSYRKMNPFCVPFATTNMGSAMLAMDLGWMGPNYSISTACATSNFCILNAANHISRGEADVMLCGGSDAAIIPIGLGGFVACRALSQRNGDPAKASRPWDINRDGFVMGEGSGVLLLEELEHAKGRGANIYAEFLGGSFTCDAYHMTEPRPDGVGVILCIERALAQSGVSREDVNYINAHATSTQAGDLKEYHALIHCFGQNTELKVNSTKSMTGHLLGASGAVEAVAAVQAIRTGWVHPNVNLENPDEGVNTSVLVGPKKERLDVKAALSNSFGFGGHNSSIIFAPYK